ATGGCTTTTGCACATACTGTTCAACTTGGTATGCACCTTTACATTCCTTACATTTTATTTGACCTGTTAACTTCTTAGTTTTCCATTTGAATGAACTAAGAACTCGTTTTAGattagcttataagttgtttatgagctattttcaatatttttaagtatttaGATGGCTAACTCAAAGTTATTTTGGATTTAAAataagcttaaaaaaataattaatttatttgatttaatttatctAAAACACCTCATAAGCTATTAACATCTGAAAAAATAGCCAGTATCTTTGATTTttaatagtatatttttttcattgttgCTCTTTTAGTTCTTGAATGAAGAAAACAGTTGCTAGTTTTTTTCTTGTTTAccaaaaaagaaacaagaaaaatgTTTGTGTTTAAGAATCTTGTTACTTTCTTCACCATCAGCAGAAATCTGCCTCTCTGGATGTGTTAAAATACCTTCTCCACCGGTTGCAAATGGAGTTTATAATTTATGGATTCAACTAAAGTCAATATTTTTTGGTAGTTTATATTCAGAACCATAATTTCAAAAGTAAAATGAGTTCAATTTAAATGTTGGAATCCGCGTGTTTTCCAGCAAGTTCCTTTTGTATCAATGCATTCATGACTAACAAGAGATTCATAATATATTTGAATACTGCAGGAAAATTCTTGTGGATATGTGGAGGAGAATTCGATTGGGGATCATTATGCATCCATAGAGCAATAGTAGATTCCTTGAATCTCTTGTTggtctttcttttccttctcgTCTGTTTCGTGGGAAAAACTAGAGTTATTAGTGGTTACAGGAGGGATTGGATGGCTATAGGAATTTCTTTTTGTTGTGCTCTTGTAAGCTTTGTGTATTTTGGTCAAGGTTTATGGAAATTTATTAGTAGTAAAGATGGCAGTGTTAATCATCTAAGTTGGCTACAATACTTTGTTTGCGGAATAATTTGGATCACTTTAACTGTGTCATTGCTTGTTCAAGGATCTAAATGGATTCAAATACTGATATCTTCTTGGTGGGTGATTTTCTTTCTGTTGATTTCCACTCTCAATATTGAAGTTTCCATGAAAACGCGTAGCGTCCCAATACTGGACCAGGTGACATGGCTAGTCACTTTCTTGATTTTCTTGTATACCTTACTTACCTTTTATCACATCATTTCTCAATCCTCTTCGAAACGGAGTTTGGTGGAACCTCTACTCGTTGATCGACCCGATTACAAAGAAATTAGTATAGGACAAGCTACTCTTTTTGGCAAATTGTCATTTTCTTGGGTTAATGGTTTGATTGGCCTAGGAAACTCAAAAACTTTAGCTCTTGAAGACATTCCTTGTCTAGGACATGAAGATGAAGCCATCTCAGCCTACAAGCAATTGTCCCGTGAATGGAAATCTCTCCAAAGAGAGGACTATCAGAACAATTCAGAGGACTTACTCATTAAGGCTATAGCAAGAGTTTACTGGAAACAAATCGTTCTTGCAGGAGCATTAGTATTTCTCCGGATTATTGCTGTTGTAATTTCTCCGTTAATGCTATATGCATTTGTGGCTTATTCAAGTAGCGAGACAAGAACCTTTATTGAAGGTGTTCTCTTATTGGGGTGCTTGGTTGTTGACAAGCTTGTTGACTCTCTTTCTTCTCGACATTTCTTTTTCTACTCGAGAAGGGTTGGTATGAGAATAAGATCGGTTCTAATGGTGGCGGTTTATCAAAAACAGCTCCAACTCTCAAGTTTAGGAAGGCATAGGCACTCAACTGGAGAGATAGTGAACTACATTGCTGTGGATGCTTACCGGATGGGAGAATCTCTGATGTGGTTTCACACAGGATGGAGCTCTGGTCTACAAATATTTTTAGCTGTTGGTGTACTTTTCGGAGTTGTTGGACTCGGGGCAATTCCAGGTTTAGTATCCCTCATTATCTGTGGGTTGCTGAATGTGCCATTTGTAAAGATACTTCAGAAATGTCAGACTGAATTTATGATTGCGCAAGATAAACGACTCAGGTTCATGTCTGAGATTCTCAATAGTATGAAGATAATCAAGTTACAATCCTGGGAAGAAAACTTCAAGAACTCAATTAACTCGCATAGGGAGGATGAATTCAAGTGGTTGGCTGAAGCTCAGATTAAGAAAGCTTATAGCACTTTGCTGTATTGGATGTCCCCAACAATCGTCTCATGTGTCATCTTCTTAGGACTTGTCTTTTTCAGGAGTGCTCCGTTTGATGCTGCTACGATTTTCACTGTGTTGGCGGCTTTAAGGACCATGTCAGAACCTGTTAAAATGCTACCAGAAGCGTTGTCAGCTGTGATTCAAGTCAAAGTTTCTTTTGATAGGATAAATAGTTTCCTACTTGAAGATGAAATCAAACCGGAAGATGTAGTGACATCTCCTCGGGAGGATTCAGAACAGAGTGTTTGTATAGTAGGTGGTCATTTCACCTGGGATCCCCAGTCACCTGATGCATtgcttaaaaatttaaattttcaagcAAGAAGAGGACAAAAGATTGCAGTTTGTGGTCCTGTTGGGGCTGGGAAATCATCTTTTCTATATGCCATACTTGGAGAAATACCAAAAACTGCAGGAATAGTGAGTCGTAATAAAGTAGTCTTCATATCATGATCTTCTTAAGTATCTCCTATAATTCAACTCTCCTTGCAATTGTTTCTAGGTACATGTATATGGATCCATCGCTTATGTCTCTCAATCCGCTTGGATCCAGAGTGGAACAGTCCGTGATAATATACTGTTTGGGAGGCCAATGGACGACAACAAGTATCATGAATCGGTAAAGGTATCTGCTCTAGACAAAGATATTGATAGTTTTGACTATGGTGACCTCACGGAAATAGGTCAGCGAGGGCTGAATATGAGTGGAGGACAGAAGCAGAGGATTCAACTTGCTCGAGCTGTATATAGTGATGCTGATATCTATGTTCTTGATGATCCTTTTAGCGCCGTAGATGCACACACAGCAGTAACTCTTTTTAATGTGAGGTTAACTGTGAATACTTGCTATCATGCATGTGAACATTTACTGACCAAAGAAACAACAGCATTTTATTGTTTGGACATAATTGCAGGATTGTGTTATGACTGCTCTGAAGAATAAAACAGTTATTCTTGTTACTCATCAAGTGGAGTTCCTCTCTGAGGTTGACCGAATTCTGGTACTAGCTAGAATCTTTTTCCAGCTCTTATTCATTTATCGCACTCAGTTATTTATAGTTATCTGCTAATTGTTTTACCAGGTAATGGAAGATGGACAAATTACTCAATCAGGAAGTTATAATGAGCTATTGATGTCTGGGATGGCCTTTGAACAGCTTGTGAATGCTCACATAGATGTTGTAGCTGGACTTGATCCTCTAACCTATAAAGATAAACACGAACCTTATGCAGAACTCGAGAATGAGCTAGAAGAGACTGACATTGTTAAAGAAAACAGCCAAAAAGAGGTTACATTAAATCCGGGAATACAATTGACAcaggaggaagaaaaagaaagtcaaACTGCCATGTGGAAGATCTTCCTAGACTATGTCGTAACCTCTAAAGGATCGCTCTTCCTCTGTTCCAACATACTTACTCAGGCTAGCTTTGTCGCTTTTCAGGCTGCTGCAAGTTACTGGCTAGCAGTTGCAATTCAAAGTCCTAAAATTAGTCATATTATGGTTATTGGTGTCTATAGTTCAGTGTCATTAGTTAGTGCATTTTTCGTGTACCTTAGATCTCTATTTGCAGCTCTCCTGGGATTAAAAGCATCTAAAGCCTTCTTTTCTGGTTTCACAAATTCTATTTTCAATGCTCCCATGTTGTTCTTCGACTCTACACCAGTTGGGCGGATATTGACTCGGGTAACATTTTGTTCTTTTGCACGTATGACTAAAGAAAACACTGTGACATTAACAGGTTTCACTGATTATTGCGTACTAATCTGTATCCTCAGGCATCATCAGATTTGAGTGTATTAGATTATGAGATCCCATTCTCCTATGCATATGTGGTGGCTGCTGGAATAGAATTGCTTGTAACAATTGGCATTATGGCCTCAGTAACATGGCAAGTTCTCCTTGTGGGCATCATTGCTACAGTGGGCTCAAAATATGTCCAGGTGAAGCTCATTTCCTCTAAATACTTCTAATCGTAAAGCTAAGTTGTTAATTTGTACTAATATTTCTTCTGCATCTGAAGGAACATTATCAACCCTCTGCCCAGGAGCTCATGAGAATCAATGGGACAACAAAGGCTCctgttatgaattatgtaacTGAGACATCACTTGGAGTTGCCACAATAAGAGCATTTGGAGCAGTAGAAAGATTCTTTCAAAACTACCTAACACTTGTCGATGCAGATGCAAAAGTCTTTCTTTGCTCCAATGGTGCACTGGAGTGGTTAGTTTTGAGAACCGAAGCACTTCAAAACATCACTCTATTCACTGCTTCTTTTCTCCTAGTTTCGATCCCAAAGGGTTATGTCTCTACAGGTGACTATTCTATTATTTGCACCTGTTGATATTAACATCTTTCTATGGAGGTGTTTCGAGATTTCTCCAAGTTGtttatagttttttttcttgCTTTCATTCAGGGCTTGTCGGACTCTCTCTTTCTTATGCATTGGCACTTACCAATACTCAAGTTTTCTTAAGCCGCTGGTATAGCAACTTAGCTAACTATGTCATTTCTGCTGAAAGGATCAAACAGTTCATGTGTATACCTCCTGAGCCTCCTGCAATTGTGGAAGACAATAGGCCACCATTGTCATGGCCTACCAAGGGTAGAATCGAATTGTTGGATCTTAAGGTGGCATAATTACAACTTGTAATCTTACACATTCAAACATATACCCGAAAACGGATGCATCTGTGCTTAGGATGCAGTTCCTGAACACTTCATTGTAACACTTTGTAAATATTGTGCATCATATTATATCTAACCACTATAATTCTTGTTCGATTGCAGATTAGATATCGTCCAAATGCTCCATTAGTTCTCAAAGGGATAACTTGCACTTTCCGTGAGGGGACTAGAGTAGGAGTTGTAGGAAGGACAGGAAGTGGCAAAACGACACTTATAAGCGCCTTGTTTCGCCTGGTAGAGCCTTACAGTGGGCAAGTTATCATAGATGACACTAACATTTGTTCTATAGGTCTCAAGGATTTAAGATTAAAACTCAGCATCATTCCTCAAGAACCAACACTTTTCAAGGGGAGCGTTCGAACAAATTTGGACCCTTTAGGTCTCTATTCTgatgatgagatatggaaggtAAGTTCTGTAACTCATCGACATAAAACTAGACAATTCTCATATAATATTTTGAACAATACATATGGTTTACAGGCTCTAGAGAAATGCCAGCTTAAGGCTACAATTAGTATACTTCCAAACCTGCTTGACTCCTCTGGTGAGTTAAATTTTCAACAAATCTAGTAACGACCATTATCCTTTTGACTTGTGTGATATATCATGTACTTATTATGTTTGAGTTCGCGTTCAACAGTCAGTGATGAAGGCAAAAACTGGAGTACGGGGCAACGGCAACTCTTCTGTTTAGGAAGGGTCCTTCTGAGGAGGAACAGAATTCTAGT
This Solanum dulcamara chromosome 1, daSolDulc1.2, whole genome shotgun sequence DNA region includes the following protein-coding sequences:
- the LOC129901019 gene encoding ABC transporter C family member 8 isoform X2; amino-acid sequence: MAFAHTVQLGKFLWICGGEFDWGSLCIHRAIVDSLNLLLVFLFLLVCFVGKTRVISGYRRDWMAIGISFCCALVSFVYFGQGLWKFISSKDGSVNHLSWLQYFVCGIIWITLTVSLLVQGSKWIQILISSWWVIFFLLISTLNIEVSMKTRSVPILDQVTWLVTFLIFLYTLLTFYHIISQSSSKRSLVEPLLVDRPDYKEISIGQATLFGKLSFSWVNGLIGLGNSKTLALEDIPCLGHEDEAISAYKQLSREWKSLQREDYQNNSEDLLIKAIARVYWKQIVLAGALVFLRIIAVVISPLMLYAFVAYSSSETRTFIEGVLLLGCLVVDKLVDSLSSRHFFFYSRRVGMRIRSVLMVAVYQKQLQLSSLGRHRHSTGEIVNYIAVDAYRMGESLMWFHTGWSSGLQIFLAVGVLFGVVGLGAIPGLVSLIICGLLNVPFVKILQKCQTEFMIAQDKRLRFMSEILNSMKIIKLQSWEENFKNSINSHREDEFKWLAEAQIKKAYSTLLYWMSPTIVSCVIFLGLVFFRSAPFDAATIFTVLAALRTMSEPVKMLPEALSAVIQVKVSFDRINSFLLEDEIKPEDVVTSPREDSEQSVCIVGGHFTWDPQSPDALLKNLNFQARRGQKIAVCGPVGAGKSSFLYAILGEIPKTAGIVHVYGSIAYVSQSAWIQSGTVRDNILFGRPMDDNKYHESVKVSALDKDIDSFDYGDLTEIGQRGLNMSGGQKQRIQLARAVYSDADIYVLDDPFSAVDAHTAVTLFNDCVMTALKNKTVILVTHQVEFLSEVDRILVMEDGQITQSGSYNELLMSGMAFEQLVNAHIDVVAGLDPLTYKDKHEPYAELENELEETDIVKENSQKEVTLNPGIQLTQEEEKESQTAMWKIFLDYVVTSKGSLFLCSNILTQASFVAFQAAASYWLAVAIQSPKISHIMVIGVYSSVSLVSAFFVYLRSLFAALLGLKASKAFFSGFTNSIFNAPMLFFDSTPVGRILTRASSDLSVLDYEIPFSYAYVVAAGIELLVTIGIMASVTWQVLLVGIIATVGSKYVQEHYQPSAQELMRINGTTKAPVMNYVTETSLGVATIRAFGAVERFFQNYLTLVDADAKVFLCSNGALEWLVLRTEALQNITLFTASFLLVSIPKGYVSTGLVGLSLSYALALTNTQVFLSRWYSNLANYVISAERIKQFMCIPPEPPAIVEDNRPPLSWPTKGRIELLDLKIRYRPNAPLVLKGITCTFREGTRVGVVGRTGSGKTTLISALFRLVEPYSGQVIIDDTNICSIGLKDLRLKLSIIPQEPTLFKGSVRTNLDPLGLYSDDEIWKALEKCQLKATISILPNLLDSSVSDEGKNWSTGQRQLFCLGRVLLRRNRILVLDEATASIDSATDAILQRIIREEFSNCTVITVAHRVPTVIDSDMVMVLSFGELVEYDQPSRLMQTNSSFAKLVAEYWSSCRRSSLQKLDSYHIS
- the LOC129901019 gene encoding ABC transporter C family member 8 isoform X1 produces the protein MAFAHTVQLGKFLWICGGEFDWGSLCIHRAIVDSLNLLLVFLFLLVCFVGKTRVISGYRRDWMAIGISFCCALVSFVYFGQGLWKFISSKDGSVNHLSWLQYFVCGIIWITLTVSLLVQGSKWIQILISSWWVIFFLLISTLNIEVSMKTRSVPILDQVTWLVTFLIFLYTLLTFYHIISQSSSKRSLVEPLLVDRPDYKEISIGQATLFGKLSFSWVNGLIGLGNSKTLALEDIPCLGHEDEAISAYKQLSREWKSLQREDYQNNSEDLLIKAIARVYWKQIVLAGALVFLRIIAVVISPLMLYAFVAYSSSETRTFIEGVLLLGCLVVDKLVDSLSSRHFFFYSRRVGMRIRSVLMVAVYQKQLQLSSLGRHRHSTGEIVNYIAVDAYRMGESLMWFHTGWSSGLQIFLAVGVLFGVVGLGAIPGLVSLIICGLLNVPFVKILQKCQTEFMIAQDKRLRFMSEILNSMKIIKLQSWEENFKNSINSHREDEFKWLAEAQIKKAYSTLLYWMSPTIVSCVIFLGLVFFRSAPFDAATIFTVLAALRTMSEPVKMLPEALSAVIQVKVSFDRINSFLLEDEIKPEDVVTSPREDSEQSVCIVGGHFTWDPQSPDALLKNLNFQARRGQKIAVCGPVGAGKSSFLYAILGEIPKTAGIVHVYGSIAYVSQSAWIQSGTVRDNILFGRPMDDNKYHESVKVSALDKDIDSFDYGDLTEIGQRGLNMSGGQKQRIQLARAVYSDADIYVLDDPFSAVDAHTAVTLFNDCVMTALKNKTVILVTHQVEFLSEVDRILVMEDGQITQSGSYNELLMSGMAFEQLVNAHIDVVAGLDPLTYKDKHEPYAELENELEETDIVKENSQKEVTLNPGIQLTQEEEKESQTAMWKIFLDYVVTSKGSLFLCSNILTQASFVAFQAAASYWLAVAIQSPKISHIMVIGVYSSVSLVSAFFVYLRSLFAALLGLKASKAFFSGFTNSIFNAPMLFFDSTPVGRILTRASSDLSVLDYEIPFSYAYVVAAGIELLVTIGIMASVTWQVLLVGIIATVGSKYVQEHYQPSAQELMRINGTTKAPVMNYVTETSLGVATIRAFGAVERFFQNYLTLVDADAKVFLCSNGALEWLVLRTEALQNITLFTASFLLVSIPKGYVSTGLVGLSLSYALALTNTQVFLSRWYSNLANYVISAERIKQFMCIPPEPPAIVEDNRPPLSWPTKGRIELLDLKIRYRPNAPLVLKGITCTFREGTRVGVVGRTGSGKTTLISALFRLVEPYSGQVIIDDTNICSIGLKDLRLKLSIIPQEPTLFKGSVRTNLDPLGLYSDDEIWKVSSVTHRHKTRQFSYNILNNTYGLQALEKCQLKATISILPNLLDSSVSDEGKNWSTGQRQLFCLGRVLLRRNRILVLDEATASIDSATDAILQRIIREEFSNCTVITVAHRVPTVIDSDMVMVLSFGELVEYDQPSRLMQTNSSFAKLVAEYWSSCRRSSLQKLDSYHIS